Genomic window (Cygnus olor isolate bCygOlo1 chromosome 18, bCygOlo1.pri.v2, whole genome shotgun sequence):
cttccccctcctccacaGAAGACTCTTAGTCTGGGCTTGGCCTCCTTGGTTTCCTGTAAACTGTCAGTTTATAGGAATGAAAATAATCAGACCAAGAAGACTTTAAACAGACAACTTATGGTGACAGTAAAAGAGCAGACAGATTAGGGGAAttccacaaaaaataaaggatgcTCCAGTCTGTAGCTAGATACCAGTCCCttgcccctctcctccctcgGCATGGCCTGTCACTTCCAAAACTTTGCTGGCTCTCGGCCCTCGTGGGACCAAATGAAAGCACGGCACCCAGCTGAGCTCTCCAGCccactcctgctgctcccctgtgGGCAACGGGAGGTTCAGCCCTGGCCAGGAGCTCAGCTGCTGGAAAATTTGAAGGTGTTTGGTCAGCAGCCCAGAGTACCAGCAGCTCCCTTTGAACAGGATGCTGACCAGTGGAGCAGGGTTTGCAggagaacaaagcaaaaccaaagccGACAGAAGGAAAAGTCTTTGGAAATGGGAGACTGGTTAGAAATCTCCCAGGAgaaactgtttctttaaaatcaaacttCTGCAAAGATTGTAGCTGCTCCCTGGAATGGggctgaaatgaaatgaacacAGCTGGGATGGCTGtcactgccccagcccagcaaaATCAAACAGCAGACTGCGAGCAGACGTAGTGGCAAGACAAAGGGGTTTTTAATAATGAAGGTGTTGCTGGTAACATAGGTAAGGAAATGTGCTTGCTTACAACTTTGAAGCTGACAGCATCCCTTTAAATAAGGAAATACATTTGTTGAGAGGAGAAAGTTGTCTGGAAAGCCCTGTACAATGACGCAGTGTAGCAGCTAACACTACTCTGATTCAAGTGCTATTAATATTCTTCATGGAACGGCTTCTAAAAATCTCTCActtagaaaaagatttttttttaaaaaaatgcaacctGTGATCGTCTATCCTAGCAGTGCATTGTGACCATTTGTACAATAGAAAAGTGGTGCTTTAAATAGTGACTTAAAAGCTACTGCCATGTTCTTTATACAGCATGCAACAACGCCATAAGCTGAGACACAGCAGTGGCCACAGAGCCTCCTCTGGCAGCTCCGGCAGCCTTGGGTGCGGGTGCCCCGCAGAAGCCGTGGCCAGGCTGCCCGTGGTGCCCCTCGCACTGggcctcctccccagctgccgCATCTCCAATGTGATGTCTTTCCAGTAACACGAATATTAAATACACACAGTCTGTAAATAGTTTAACAATCTTTGTCAGCAACAATATTTACTTTGGCAAAACCAGAATTGCAAAGAAGTAGATGTGTCCGTCAAAGAGTCTGCAGTAAGTTCTTTGGTGGAAGCCAAGAAGTGAAGCAAAGGCTCCTCCTCATTAGAGCCCGAGGAAGTATATTGCACAGAGACTTGCAGGAGAAACGCTGGTGACTTCAAACTGGAGGCATTACTGCAGGAGAGCATCCATCTTCGCTGGCTTCACAAGAACAAGCTCCTCTAGGCTCAGTGATTCACAGCTGTTCTCCAGATGgctttgctctgagctgggTGAACAGTGATGCCGGAGTAAACTTGGGAAAGGAGGATCACTGCTGGGGATCgaggaagaatgagaaaaaggaagccTTCTGGATGGCGGAGGAGTGGAGACAGCAAAGCAGGTGCTCACACAAAACCACAGGCACACAAGGGCCTGCTCAGCCCTGTCCCACACCAGGTGGCTGAatggctgctcctggctgcccctgctcccaggtCATGCAGGGCAGTGGAGATCCACCCCGATTTTTGGCTGTGCAGAGGACAGCCCCTGCAaagctttgctgtattttccatATGACTTGCTCCTACCTTGGATCAGAACATATTAACACTTCATCTATACCACACTAGCTGGGACACGCCAGCTGCACCAGAATGCCACAGCCCTTCAATACCTGCACCTGAGGCCTGAGCAGCTGCCTCCAGCATCCAGACCTCTCTGCTTCAAGGTCACAGGCTTCAGCCTGATTCAGTTCAGACTGCAGCCAGGACAGCTCTTTGGCTTTCAGCCCCACAGGCAGCCTGAGAACATCCCAAAGTACCACCATGAACATCGGCTCCATCTCTCACTCACCTGGAGCACAGCTGTGCAGGGACTGTGGGAACATGGCTTTGGGGACAGAAGGAAGGATGTAAGGCAAGTCTGGCTGTACAGAGAAGTGTGTTTGTTGCCctggctgggcagagccctTGGACCTCCCTGCTCCCAATCCTCCTGACCTGGCATGGCTAAGGTGAGCCATGCACAATGGCCTAAATAGCTGGACAGGCAAAAGGGAAGGGGGCAGCAACCTCTGGATGATTCCCTGTTGCTTCCCAGCTGAGGTGTCCTCACCACACAGTTTTGTCATGAGCTGCTCCAGTTCTCATGGGAGTGACTGCtaaaactggggagaaaaaggtAAGAGGAACAAAATCGAAGTTCTAGACAACTGTCAATCTAAAGGAGTGTTGATAAAGGTATCCTTTGTGGGGATGTGTCAATGGAGGAAAACCAAAGTACCAGAGCTGTTGAGCTGTCACTTTGCAGTAACAGGAAATTCAAACAAGTTTATTCACTGGGAAAATGGCTCCAGTTTCCCCTGATTCTGGCATGTTAGCCCTATGTGTTCTCCGGCATGACGGAAACACTgcgctggctgctgcaggcttATAGTATCCTGCCTCCGCCGCCCTCCTGTTCACCACTGCTGCAGGTGAAGGTCCATGCTGGTGTTCAGATTGAGATCAGTAACATCTAGGAAATCAATGTTGAAGATGCTGGGGCCCGCAGAGGTGAGCGAGCCAAAGCcggtggcagagctggggggggtgAGGTCCAGCCACTCCATCGTTTCCCATGGAGATTCAGTGAAACTCATTTGTAAACCAGAGCCatcagcaggggaaggggagagctgTGTTTCCATTGGTGAAAGGGGAGTCTGTAAAATCTCCGGGGAGGTGAGCAGTTCAtctgcagctttgctggagAACCCCTCTATCATCCCTTCGAAGTGGGACTCTTCTCCTCCCATCTTCAGTAGGGCAATTTCACTGACTCTCCCCAGTGGGCTGTGAGCATTCAGCAGGACCTCGAGGTGAGTGTCACCACCGCCTGGACAGTGCTCGAACGGGAGCTGGGTGGAGGAGACCTGTTCGAATGCGGCAGATGACTTTGGGAGAGAAGTGCTGGAGTTCCCTGTAGACACTGTTATGTGAGGTACTTTCTGCAGGCAGGACCGGTCTTCCTTGGCATTGGCTGGCATTTCTGTGCAGCAAACAAGACCGGGTTGAAGTGCTTTGGCAGTGCCCATCACTGCTGGCCCAGAGGCACAGCCAAGGCCCCTGAGCTGGGCTCCTGGGCTGGGCATGCTTGCACAAACCCACTCCCAACTCAATCCCTTTGGCATTGCTCACCCACCCtccctgtgggaagcccccCATGTTCCCACTTCCTGATCTCAGCTCCCCTGGTTTTGGACCCCATCTCTAGGACTTGAGCACTGGCAGCTGTCCCCATGGGGGCGGGCATGGATAGGGTCATGCACGAGAAAGGGCACTGGCAGCTATCTGCACAGGGGAGAGCACCGCAGTGCTCTACGTGGGAGGTGGCACTGGCAGCACTGGGAGTGGtggagggcagcaggggctcTGCGTGGGGAGGGCGCTGGCAGTGCTGTCACCCCGCAGTCCTTCCTGAGCAGGCTGCATAGGTGACACCCTGAGCCCAGACTCCCGCAATGGTTTGGGGCATGTGCAGAAGTAGGCTCTGGCAGGCTTCCTCACCAGCACAGGTCCGGTGTGGTTTTGGAGTCAATCTCAGTGGCTCCTGGCATAGGGAGGCAAATGAAAGCTGCACCCAGCTCAGGCAGCTCCACTGGAGCACACTGAGAGCTCTGGGCCCCACCGACCTATGCCTGATGGAGGGGAAGCCCTGGAGGGAACAGAGAAGCAGTGCGTACCTCCGCTCTCAATCAGCACGTCCAGGAGTTCGTCCATCTGCTGACTTCGAGTCATCTGCTGCAGCAAACGGCAAAGAGGAGAGTAGAGGGCATTAGGAGGAGAGTCCCTCCAGCCACGCGCCAGGTAGGTGGCTCTAGACCCCATGAGAGGCgcatggggctggcagcagtgtTCAGATGAGCACCGCAGGGACCTGGGACACGTGCAGCAGATCTGGAGAGCACTGAGCCAGgttccccctgccctgccaccgAGCCTGTCTGTGCTCAGTGACACTGCAAACTGCCTCTGCCCAGAGCAACCAGGACATCCAGACCTGGACCTGGCATCTAGCACTGGCACGTGCCTGCTTGCAGTCCCAGCAGCCTCACTGGGGATAACGTAACGGCATCCTCCTCTCCCTGACTCCATACTGGAAGGACTTTCTGCACACCTCCCTGCCAGCCAGCGTAAGCCAATTTTTAGCACTGCCAATGGTATCACTCTATGTTCCTAAAGGCACCGCGACCGGCACTGAGGCTGCTGACGGACTGTCACAAGAAGTAAGGAGTTTGTGGGAGACAGGAGCTCCTCCCCATGGGAGCACCACTCCAGGATAAGGCTAAGGGCATGTGGCTCCAGGATAAGGTTAAGCAGATGGCAATCAGCAGGGCACTTTGCTAATGGGCTAGGTGAGGTGTCCCAAAGAATGGCCATTAGGGATGCTCCAGGGTCTGTTTCCCTGAGCACCCTGAAGAAGAAGACAACGAAGTCCTGGGGCATTTGTATGGGATGTCTGGACCCCAGGCACCTTTCATCAGCACAGAAGATGCTATCCCTTCTAGCACAGTGTCTGACTGCTTTGTGGCAGTCATTTAGTAACTGACTCTTCAAAGAATCCCCATTCCTTATGTAAAAAGGCTTGTCCTACCCAGGGATCCCATAATGGGTTGTAGCTCCTGCAGCTGACAGTTACATTAACCACAAAAGAACACTCTGCACAGCCCTAGCCCTATAGAAAGTAAAAATCATGCAGTTACCTGCTTTACTGCATCCTCATAGGGTGGAGGCTGCTTTACCTCTGAGAGGACTGGGCTTGAATTACAAAAACTTGGGGATGGAATAGAAAACTTTTGACCTGCCTGCGTAGCCATCTGCGTGGGGGAAATACAGGGAAACGGAATCAATGCACAGGGAAAAGGTTACGCTCCTCGGCACAGAGGGAGGCCCTCTTTCGCCCCAGTTGAAGCCAGAACGAAACCAGGAGAACTAATGATATTGCAGGTCAAATCAGCTCAAAGTGCCTGGCCTCTGGGCAGGAAAGAGGGAGGTAAAACAGCTCTTTGGGTTAGCTCTGAGGTCACCGGGGGGATCCAGGGCCGGGTTGAACCCTGGTCACTGACTGAGATCTGGCCGCAGGCACGGTCTTGCAGAGCTGTGACTTTATCTGTGGTTTATCTGTGAATGTGCGGagcaagagggagaggaggtTATGCCCAGGAGCGCAATGCTCCCCCAGTTACCAGTTGCCTCTCAGCTCCTTCCTTTGGGGACCTTCTCTGTCACTACCTGTCCTGGGACAGCTCATGGAGACTGCCCAAAAGAGTCACTGCCCACAGGCCTTCTCTGTGCCCATACCAAACACCTGCATACTGGTGCCAGCTTTTTGCCAGCAAGAGGGCCACCCTCTTCCAGGAAGGACATCACCTAAAGGTCCAGTGACTGCAAGCCGCTGTTCACCTTGTCTCGAGGCCCACAGGGAAGCCCAGGACAGTGGTTTCACAGCCACGATGAGCTGCAGGACATTGCAAGGCCAACCCCTAAATGTGCTCCTTGTGCTCTGGCAATGGGGAAAGAGCTGGAGGAGTCCTTGAGGTgttgctgctccctgctggtgCCCCGTGACTGCTCTCTGGTTTTTCTGAGCAATCCCACTGCCTCTCTTGGAGCATAGCCCCACAGCGCTGCACTCCACTGTGCTTTGCACCACGGTGCTCTGTCCCACTGCTTGTTGCACCCCCAGCTCTGTGCCCCACTGCTGAGGTTGCCACTGCACCCTACCCACGGCAGTCACTGCTCTGTGCCCAGATAACCCAGAGCAATGCACCCCATTGCCTCTATCACCCCAGCAGCATGCCCCGCGTTGCCTACTTCACCCCTGCAGCACCGCACCCCGCTGCTCATCCCACTGCAGCACTCTGTTTCTCCTCCTGTCTCACCCCAAGAAtgctgctcccctctgcccacCCGACAGCACCGTGCCTGACTGCCCATGTCACCTATATCGCCGTCCTCTGAGCAGCTTAGTGACAAGGCTGCATCCCACTTTGTCACCCCGCAGCACTGCACCCCGCTGACACTGCACACTGCTCAGGgtgctggctgtggggctgtggctCCTGAGCTGTCCTGCgtgagcactgtgtgcagtggTGGTTGTTTTGCGCGCGCCTGTTGCACACTCAGCGCACACCTGCTCTGCATCTGCCCAAACACTTTGCGGGTGCGCCGTGCACCCGGAGCCACTGTGCGTGCTTTACAGACAACAAATATGATGGGTGTTACTACTGCCTGGGGAACCCTGGTAGGGTGTTAGGATGAAATGGGGCTGTGATAAGCAGccctttgtgctgttttgtgtgtTGGCAGCATGTGCCCCTCCCTCTCCAAGCTTTCATAGCACCCTGAGTGCTAAATGAGGAGACACTAAAGGGACAGCTCTGCAGGCCTGAGGGGGTGGCACAAGCTCTGTCATGACTGCAGATCCCAGTGGCAAGCCCTGCTTTATCATCTCCCCAAGAAAAGGCTTCCCATATGACTGGGGTAACTGCCTTCCTTCAACCCAGTGGTTAAAGTACCTTACACTGCTAGGAGCTGCAGTGGCTTAGCAAGATGCTGACTAGTATTGCAGGGCTTCCCCAGGGGCATAGGAAACTGTGCCAGAGACCTCCCGGGGCAgagggagctgtgctggtgcttcCCCACTGTGGATagagctgtgccagggctcctaggggcagagggagctgtgccagggctccatGGGGCAGACGGAGGTGTGCCAGGGCTCCatggggcagagggagctgtgccagggcttcCCTAGGGTGGAGAGAACTGTGCCAGAACATCATGGGGCCGAGGAAGCTGTGCCAGGACTCCCACAGGGGCGCAGCAAGCTGTGCCAGAGCCTCCCCTTGAGGGGACATGGAGATGCATCAGGGCTCCTTTAGGGTAGAAGAAGCTGTGCCAATGCTTCCCCAGGGCAGAGAGTTGTGCCAGGTCCCTCCACGGCAGAGGAAGCTGTGCCAGGACTCTCCCAGGACACAGGGAACTTTGCCAGTGCTCACCCAGGGGCagagggagctgtgctggggtcctctggggaagagggagctgtgccagggctccccCAGGGCATaaggagctgtgccagggctccatGGAACAGAGGAGCTGGGTTGTGCTCCCCCAGGGCAATTGGATGTGGTGGCAGCAGGGTTCTCCAGGAAACACCCTGCAAAGGACCCTGCAGTGCCATTAGCTTCCAATCCATTCTCCATCTCAGCTACTCTGCCTTACAGGCAGCCCCGCATGCTCCTGCAACCCCCTGGGTGCCCATCCTGGATGCCAGCTGTCCCAGCCTGATAGAAAAGCACTCAGAGACATTTGTGTGAATGGCCACAGATATGAGCGTGTTCACCACCTAGATGACAGCTGGGGTGCTCTCCACTTACCGATGCTGTGCGAAGGCAACTGTTGGTCTGTGGGGACCCGCTGCGCCCTTCTGCCTGTGAGCCGGGGGACACCGACAGGAGATAGTGGCTATTAGGGGACGGCGGCAGGCTGATGTGCTGCGGGCTCTTTGCAGCCCCGAGAGGAGAGTGCTGGGGGGAACACTGCGGGCTCAGGAATGTTGAGGAGGTGATGGTGCTTTGCCCTGCAGGCTCCAGGCAGTGGCTATTTACAATGTGAGACAGCTGTGGCACACCACAGTTACTTAACTTATCTGAGCTGCTGGCTTGGCCTTTTAAGGCAGTTTGTTTGGATGCAAATGGGCAGCTGGACACTGCATTTTCTTGCTTGATGGGGACACCAAAGAAATGCTGAGTGggctgttgtttttcctcaaggCCATTGCTTCTCTTTCGCTTCTGGAGCTGCATCCGTAGCTCTTCCACCTGCCTCTGCTCTTGTTGCAGCTTCCATGTCAATTCATTGATGACCTTCTGCTTCTCCACCagcattttgtctttctctgtgtcaatcccttccagctccagctggatgCTCCCTCCATTCATGCTGCTCATGAGGCTTTCTTCAGCACTACCATGAACTGGAGATGGTTGAAGACCGAACTGTGGAGAAGACATGGGCCCATCATTGAATGTGTCTGGCAAAGAGCCACTCACAGAGAGGTCGGAggaggctggagagatgggtgGGGTGGAGCTGGTGCTGCCAAAGTGGTAGAAGCCGTTTGATAACATGCTGGTGGAGGACTGCGACTGGTAACTTGACAACGTGCTTGTTGGAGTGACTGGAAAGGTTACAGTTGTGATCTCACTGAAGTTTGGCACTGCATTGCTGCTGCACTCCTGGAAGGGCCGCAGCCGTTCCATCAGCGCTGTTTTGGTACCGGATACAGGAAGGCCTCTTATTCGAAGCTGCTGTCTCAGTTCTGACACCTAGAAGAAAAGTGACCAATAATCATTCCTTGTGCTTCCCCTTGCAGCTGAGTGCTTTAGAAACGTGACATTTCTCACAACAAGCCTCATATCATAGGTTCCATGCCTCCTGCTTTAAAGCTCTGGCTCCCCAGGTGATCAGTCAGCATGCACAGCCCTGACTACCACAGGACGCTGATCTTTCCTAATAGGAAaaccttctttcttcctccagaaTCTGTGACTGCTCTCCGTGAACAAGCAGTGGTCCTTGGGCCATGGAAATAATCCATGGTTCCCTTCCTAGCAGTAGTATCTACCAGAGCAGAAGACTTTCAACACAGGCCAGGAACTATCCTTTAGCTCAGATAACATGACCACAGATCTCTGGAGCCAGCTACTCCATGTTCAGGCATCTGCACCAGGTTCAGGCATCTGAGCAAGGTTATTGCTATGGCCAAGCACATGTTATTTCTACCTCATCTTATTTCTCCATCTAATAACGATGGAGAAATCCATTTCCCCTAGGTCTCTCCTTCTAAAAAAAGATTGGCCTTCCCTATGGCTGAGGCTCTGTTAACAAATTATAAAAGAATCAGTGATTTGAATGACTTTCTCTTGTTCCCTGCCTCTCTCGCCTATGTGAGAGATTTAGATACTATTCAAATCAGTGCTTATAGCCGCAGACTCCAGGGGATACCTGCTTCTCCAGAGAGCTGAGCTGGCCTggatgctgctggcagaggaacTGCAGCATGGGCTTGCAATG
Coding sequences:
- the MYOCD gene encoding myocardin isoform X14, encoding MNGVIKQDCSDHKSAPSGNEEEKAPKEKAVSEVRDGTKLQPPPFAERKNVLQLRLQQRRTREQLADQGIMPPLKSPSAFHEQRKSLERAKTEDYLKHKIRSRPERSDLVNMHILQGTQVNFSKPPDAFAFEEDSSNDGLSPEQARSEDSQGSTESSAGTKASEPAPPAPSGTPQDHPHGTEGNAAELASGQSSQCDSPKQAPGQDSPPLPVPSVVKSKSSSDSKNRHKKPKDTKPKVKKLKYHQYIPPDQKAEKSPPPMDSAYARLLQQQQLFLQLQILSQQQQQQQQQQQQQQQHFSYPGMHQGQIKQSNEQMVKSSNSSSTSVNNTPLSPVKTTFSGQTCVSSIKPGPLPSNLDDLKVSELRQQLRIRGLPVSGTKTALMERLRPFQECSSNAVPNFSEITTVTFPVTPTSTLSSYQSQSSTSMLSNGFYHFGSTSSTPPISPASSDLSVSGSLPDTFNDGPMSSPQFGLQPSPVHGSAEESLMSSMNGGSIQLELEGIDTEKDKMLVEKQKVINELTWKLQQEQRQVEELRMQLQKRKRSNGLEEKQQPTQHFFGVPIKQENAVSSCPFASKQTALKGQASSSDKLSNCGVPQLSHIVNSHCLEPAGQSTITSSTFLSPQCSPQHSPLGAAKSPQHISLPPSPNSHYLLSVSPGSQAEGRSGSPQTNSCLRTASQMTRSQQMDELLDVLIESGEMPANAKEDRSCLQKVPHITVSTGNSSTSLPKSSAAFEQVSSTQLPFEHCPGGGDTHLEVLLNAHSPLGRVSEIALLKMGGEESHFEGMIEGFSSKAADELLTSPEILQTPLSPMETQLSPSPADGSGLQMSFTESPWETMEWLDLTPPSSATGFGSLTSAGPSIFNIDFLDVTDLNLNTSMDLHLQQW
- the MYOCD gene encoding myocardin isoform X3; protein product: MTLLGSEHSLLIRSKFRSVLQLRLQQRRTREQLADQGIMPPLKSPSAFHEQRKSLERAKTEDYLKHKIRSRPERSDLVNMHILQDSAAEGSIQSTQMKLKRARLADDLNEKIALRPGPLELVEKNIIPVDSAVKEAIKGTQVNFSKPPDAFAFEEDSSNDGLSPEQARSEDSQGSTESSAGTKASEPAPPAPSGTPQDHPHGTEGNAAELASGQSSQCDSPKQAPGQDSPPLPVPSVVKSKSSSDSKNRHKKPKDTKPKVKKLKYHQYIPPDQKAEKSPPPMDSAYARLLQQQQLFLQLQILSQQQQQQQQQQQQQQQHFSYPGMHQGQIKQSNEQMVKSSNSSSTSVNNTPLSPVKTTFSGQTCVSSIKPGPLPSNLDDLKVSELRQQLRIRGLPVSGTKTALMERLRPFQECSSNAVPNFSEITTVTFPVTPTSTLSSYQSQSSTSMLSNGFYHFGSTSSTPPISPASSDLSVSGSLPDTFNDGPMSSPQFGLQPSPVHGSAEESLMSSMNGGSIQLELEGIDTEKDKMLVEKQKVINELTWKLQQEQRQVEELRMQLQKRKRSNGLEEKQQPTQHFFGVPIKQENAVSSCPFASKQTALKGQASSSDKLSNCGVPQLSHIVNSHCLEPAGQSTITSSTFLSPQCSPQHSPLGAAKSPQHISLPPSPNSHYLLSVSPGSQAEGRSGSPQTNSCLRTASMATQAGQKFSIPSPSFCNSSPVLSEVKQPPPYEDAVKQQMTRSQQMDELLDVLIESGEMPANAKEDRSCLQKVPHITVSTGNSSTSLPKSSAAFEQVSSTQLPFEHCPGGGDTHLEVLLNAHSPLGRVSEIALLKMGGEESHFEGMIEGFSSKAADELLTSPEILQTPLSPMETQLSPSPADGSGLQMSFTESPWETMEWLDLTPPSSATGFGSLTSAGPSIFNIDFLDVTDLNLNTSMDLHLQQW
- the MYOCD gene encoding myocardin isoform X10 is translated as MTLLGSEHSLLIRSKFRSVLQLRLQQRRTREQLADQGIMPPLKSPSAFHEQRKSLERAKTEDYLKHKIRSRPERSDLVNMHILQDSAAEGSIQSTQMKLKRARLADDLNEKIALRPGPLELVEKNIIPVDSAVKEAIKGTQVNFSKPPDAFAFEEDSSNDGLSPEQARSEDSQGSTESSAGTKASEPAPPAPSGTPQDHPHGTEGNAAELASGQSSQCDSPKQAPGQDSPPLPVPSVVKSKSSSDSKNRHKKPKDTKPKVKKLKYHQYIPPDQKAEKSPPPMDSAYARLLQQQQLFLQLQILSQQQQQQQQQQQQQQQHFSYPGMHQGQIKQSNEQMVKSSNSSSTSVNNTPLSPVKTTFSGQTCVSSIKPGPLPSNLDDLKVSELRQQLRIRGLPVSGTKTALMERLRPFQECSSNAVPNFSEITTVTFPVTPTSTLSSYQSQSSTSMLSNGFYHFGSTSSTPPISPASSDLSVSGSLPDTFNDGPMSSPQFGLQPSPVHGSAEESLMSSMNGGSIQLELEGIDTEKDKMLVEKQKVINELTWKLQQEQRQVEELRMQLQKRKRSNGLEEKQQPTQHFFGVPIKQENAVSSCPFASKQTALKGQASSSDKLSNCGVPQLSHIVNSHCLEPAGQSTITSSTFLSPQCSPQHSPLGAAKSPQHISLPPSPNSHYLLSVSPGSQAEGRSGSPQTNSCLRTASQMTRSQQMDELLDVLIESGEMPANAKEDRSCLQKVPHITVSTGNSSTSLPKSSAAFEQVSSTQLPFEHCPGGGDTHLEVLLNAHSPLGRVSEIALLKMGGEESHFEGMIEGFSSKAADELLTSPEILQTPLSPMETQLSPSPADGSGLQMSFTESPWETMEWLDLTPPSSATGFGSLTSAGPSIFNIDFLDVTDLNLNTSMDLHLQQW
- the MYOCD gene encoding myocardin isoform X6, translating into MLGRSAQHFTSCAPGSDQRQQFCSYGFSREGLVSSWQTKASCHTEDYLKHKIRSRPERSDLVNMHILQDSAAEGSIQSTQMKLKRARLADDLNEKIALRPGPLELVEKNIIPVDSAVKEAIKGTQVNFSKPPDAFAFEEDSSNDGLSPEQARSEDSQGSTESSAGTKASEPAPPAPSGTPQDHPHGTEGNAAELASGQSSQCDSPKQAPGQDSPPLPVPSVVKSKSSSDSKNRHKKPKDTKPKVKKLKYHQYIPPDQKAEKSPPPMDSAYARLLQQQQLFLQLQILSQQQQQQQQQQQQQQQHFSYPGMHQGQIKQSNEQMVKSSNSSSTSVNNTPLSPVKTTFSGQTCVSSIKPGPLPSNLDDLKVSELRQQLRIRGLPVSGTKTALMERLRPFQECSSNAVPNFSEITTVTFPVTPTSTLSSYQSQSSTSMLSNGFYHFGSTSSTPPISPASSDLSVSGSLPDTFNDGPMSSPQFGLQPSPVHGSAEESLMSSMNGGSIQLELEGIDTEKDKMLVEKQKVINELTWKLQQEQRQVEELRMQLQKRKRSNGLEEKQQPTQHFFGVPIKQENAVSSCPFASKQTALKGQASSSDKLSNCGVPQLSHIVNSHCLEPAGQSTITSSTFLSPQCSPQHSPLGAAKSPQHISLPPSPNSHYLLSVSPGSQAEGRSGSPQTNSCLRTASMATQAGQKFSIPSPSFCNSSPVLSEVKQPPPYEDAVKQQMTRSQQMDELLDVLIESGEMPANAKEDRSCLQKVPHITVSTGNSSTSLPKSSAAFEQVSSTQLPFEHCPGGGDTHLEVLLNAHSPLGRVSEIALLKMGGEESHFEGMIEGFSSKAADELLTSPEILQTPLSPMETQLSPSPADGSGLQMSFTESPWETMEWLDLTPPSSATGFGSLTSAGPSIFNIDFLDVTDLNLNTSMDLHLQQW
- the MYOCD gene encoding myocardin isoform X5, which codes for MNGVIKQDCSDHKSAPSGNEEEKAPKEKAVSEVRDGTKLQPPPFAERKNVLQLRLQQRRTREQLADQGIMPPLKSPSAFHEQRKSLERAKTEDYLKHKIRSRPERSDLVNMHILQDSAAEGSIQSTQMKLKRARLADDLNEKIALRPGPLELVEKNIIPVDSAVKEAIKGTQVNFSKPPDAFAFEEDSSNDGLSPEQARSEDSQGSTESSAGTKASEPAPPAPSGTPQDHPHGTEGNAAELASGQSSQCDSPKQAPGQDSPPLPVPSVVKSKSSSDSKNRHKKPKDTKPKVKKLKYHQYIPPDQKAEKSPPPMDSAYARLLQQQQLFLQLQILSQQQQQQQQQQQQQQQHFSYPGMHQGQIKQSNEQMVKSSNSSSTSVNNTPLSPVKTTFSGQTCVSSIKPGPLPSNLDDLKVSELRQQLRIRGLPVSGTKTALMERLRPFQECSSNAVPNFSEITTVTFPVTPTSTLSSYQSQSSTSMLSNGFYHFGSTSSTPPISPASSDLSVSGSLPDTFNDGPMSSPQFGLQPSPVHGSAEESLMSSMNGGSIQLELEGIDTEKDKMLVEKQKVINELTWKLQQEQRQVEELRMQLQKRKRSNGLEEKQQPTQHFFGVPIKQENAVSSCPFASKQTALKGQASSSDKLSNCGVPQLSHIVNSHCLEPAGQSTITSSTFLSPQCSPQHSPLGAAKSPQHISLPPSPNSHYLLSVSPGSQAEGRSGSPQTNSCLRTASMTRSQQMDELLDVLIESGEMPANAKEDRSCLQKVPHITVSTGNSSTSLPKSSAAFEQVSSTQLPFEHCPGGGDTHLEVLLNAHSPLGRVSEIALLKMGGEESHFEGMIEGFSSKAADELLTSPEILQTPLSPMETQLSPSPADGSGLQMSFTESPWETMEWLDLTPPSSATGFGSLTSAGPSIFNIDFLDVTDLNLNTSMDLHLQQW
- the MYOCD gene encoding myocardin isoform X15; amino-acid sequence: MAPSSSHHPLQSGRMFCSYGFSREGLVSSWQTKASCHTEDYLKHKIRSRPERSDLVNMHILQDSAAEGSIQSTQMKLKRARLADDLNEKIALRPGPLELVEKNIIPVDSAVKEAIKGTQVNFSKPPDAFAFEEDSSNDGLSPEQARSEDSQGSTESSAGTKASEPAPPAPSGTPQDHPHGTEGNAAELASGQSSQCDSPKQAPGQDSPPLPVPSVVKSKSSSDSKNRHKKPKDTKPKVKKLKYHQYIPPDQKAEKSPPPMDSAYARLLQQQQLFLQLQILSQQQQQQQQQQQQQQQHFSYPGMHQGQIKQSNEQMVKSSNSSSTSVNNTPLSPVKTTFSGQTCVSSIKPGPLPSNLDDLKVSELRQQLRIRGLPVSGTKTALMERLRPFQECSSNAVPNFSEITTVTFPVTPTSTLSSYQSQSSTSMLSNGFYHFGSTSSTPPISPASSDLSVSGSLPDTFNDGPMSSPQFGLQPSPVHGSAEESLMSSMNGGSIQLELEGIDTEKDKMLVEKQKVINELTWKLQQEQRQVEELRMQLQKRKRSNGLEEKQQPTQHFFGVPIKQENAVSSCPFASKQTALKGQASSSDKLSNCGVPQLSHIVNSHCLEPAGQSTITSSTFLSPQCSPQHSPLGAAKSPQHISLPPSPNSHYLLSVSPGSQAEGRSGSPQTNSCLRTASMTRSQQMDELLDVLIESGEMPANAKEDRSCLQKVPHITVSTGNSSTSLPKSSAAFEQVSSTQLPFEHCPGGGDTHLEVLLNAHSPLGRVSEIALLKMGGEESHFEGMIEGFSSKAADELLTSPEILQTPLSPMETQLSPSPADGSGLQMSFTESPWETMEWLDLTPPSSATGFGSLTSAGPSIFNIDFLDVTDLNLNTSMDLHLQQW